The Hyphomonas sediminis genome contains the following window.
CGTCATTCACGGCCACACGCCAACGCGAGACTTTGAGCCGGAAACCTCCGGGAGCGGTCAGCGCGTCAATATAGATACAGGCGCCGTCTATGGTGGCAAGCTGACGGCGGTCCTCATCCAGCCGGGTGAAGACGACATCTTCCTCCACAGCTGAGCTGTACGGAGAAGTATGGTAAACAGATATTAGGGTTAAAGCCTGCTTCCGTGTCCGGAGGAGATTAACCGCGTCACTTTCAGAAGACCTTATATCGATTTGATTAAACCGGTAGCCGGGCACGCAGCAGAAGCTGCGCGAAAGAGGGCTACAGAATGAAAGCGATACCTCTGATCAGCTTGGGTCTATCCCTCGCTCTCGGTGCGGGCGCCATCTTCTTTGGGCGGGAGTTCATGTCGGACTCGCGGGCCGAGGCGAATGCTGCAGTTTCTGCGCCGGCTATTCAGATGACTCAGATCGCCGTTGCGCGGCTGGCTATCGAGCCGGGCAAGCTGATCGATCCGTCGATGATCGAAATGCGCGCCTGGCCCGCCGAAGCCGTCCCGGCGGGCGCCCTGACAGCCGTTTCCGATATCGGCGAGAAAGCCTATTCGCGTGGCCTCATTGTTGCCGGAGAGCCGCTTCTCGCAGAGAAACTGGATCTCAACGGAACCGTCCTGACGCTTGCCGCCAACATCAAACCCGGCATGCGCGCCGTCTCGATCGTCGTGTCCAATGATACCGGCGTTGCAGGCTTCGTCCTGCCGGGCGACCGGGTCGATGTAAACGAGTTCGTTGAAGCCAAGGACGCCCGTTCGGCCCCGGAAGATACGCGCCGTTCGGCCAACCTGCTTGCGCAGCCAGTCCTCAAAGGTGTGAAGGTTCTCGCCGTAGATCAAACATTCGCGCCCGGCATGGAAGGCGCTTTGCCATCGAACACCGTCACGCTGGAAGTGACGCCGGAAGACGCGCTCCTGTTGGGCGCTGCCAGCCAGCGCGCAGCGCTCGGCCTTGCGCTCATCGGCCGTGAAGAAGAACTCGCTGACGTGATTGAGCTGCCGAAAGCTGCGCCGCCAAAACCGCAGTCCCGTCCGGATAGATCCACACGCGCGCCGACTACCGCAACGGTCCGCGTCATCAATGGCTCAGAAGATACGGAAGTTACAACGCCCGTCGCGCCGGCGCCCAAGCCGGTGGTTCTGACGGAAGGGGTGGGCAAATGAAAAACATGCGACGTATACTGATTTCGGCCATTCTTGGCGCGCTTGCCTTGCAGCCAGCCATGGCCTGGACGCAGCGCTCTGCGCCGGAAGGTGCTGACCGGTTGGAACTTCGTCGCGGAAAATCTGCTGTCGTCGAAGCAGAAGCCGCTTTCGCCACCATCGTTGTGGCGGATCCGGAAATTGCAGAGGCAATGCCAACGTCCAACCGGTCTTTCTTCGTGCGCGGAAAGAACCCCGGCGGCACAACTCTGCTGATCTATGATGACAAAGGCTCGATTGCCGAGCTTATCGAAGTGGAAGTAAAGCTAGGCTTGGATGAGCTGCGCGGCGATCTTCGCCGTCTTCTTCCGGGAGAGCTGATCGATGTTTACGCGGTACATGATGGCGTTTATCTCGATGGAAAGGTGACAACCGCTGCAGCCGCCGAAATGGCGCTTCAACTTGCAGAGCGTCATGTTCCCGGCGGCGTGGCGAATGGATTGTCCGTGGGGCAAAGCCAGCAGGTCATGTTGGAGGTTCGCTTCCTTGAGGCCAGCCGAAATGCGGTGCGCGAAATCGGCTTTGGCAGCACAATTGATGCCAATGATGTGACCGCAGTCACGGAAAGCAGCACGGTATCCGGCCTGCTCGAAAAGACCGTGGCGACCTTCACCAATGTCGGCGGAGAGAATATCGACATTCGCCTTCGCGCGCTGGAAGAAAAGGGCATAATCCGTACACTGGCGGAGCCCAATCTTGTCGCCTTGTCAGGCGATACGGCGAGCTTTCTTGCGGGCGGTGAATTTCCGATTCCAGTGGCTCAACGGGACAATGAGATCAGTGTCGAGTTCAAAAAGTTCGGCGTCAGCCTCGACTTTACGCCCACCGTTCTGGGGGACGGTCTTGTGAATATTCGTGTGCGCCCTGAGGTTTCGGCGCTGGACCGGAACAATGGTATCCGTGCGTCAGCGATAGATATTCCCGGCATCTCGGTACGCCGGGCGGACACGACGGTTGAGCTGCATGACGGGCAGGCTTTCGCCATCGCGGGTCTGCTTCAGAACAATTATTCGAACGATGTTCGCCAGACGCCCTGGCTTGGCAATGTTCCCGTCCTCGGTTCGCTATTCTCTTCCAAGAGATACCAGCGCAATGAAACCGAGCTGGTGATCATCGTGACGCCGCGGTTGGTTCAACCGTTCTCCAGCCCCGAAGCCGTTTCGTCTCCTTTGGACGCTGTTGCGGAACCTACTGAGTCGGAATTCTTCCTTCTTGGGAAGACGGTCGGCGCGCTTCCCGCAGAAACAGGAAACTGATCATGACCCAGACGCGATATACATTCCGCCTGCTGCCGATCGTGGCAGTGATCGCCCTGTCCACGGGATGCGCAAGCTTCGATGCGCAGGATCGTTATGTGCTCGGTGAGGCAACGCGAGAGAACATCGCCGCCCAGTCGGTGCGTGACGTCAATCTCCCCAATTCCCGTCCGGTAGAATCCAGCTCGGGCGTTCGTGCGGCGAAAGCCGTGCAGGCCCTGAACGAAGGCAAAACCAAAAAACTGGCCGACGCCAGCGCCTCGGGAGGCAGCGAGTGAGCCAGGCATACGCAACAGCTCAAACCGCGCAGGCAGATGGCGTGGCGGCGGTGATCCCGTCGCTCGCTGCACTTGTGCGTCCTGATCTTCTTGAGGCGCTGAAGCCTGCTTGCGCAGAGCTTTCGGACCTCACGTCTATTGTGCCGCCGGAAGTTGTGCTGCGTCACGGTGGCGGGACAATCCTCATCGAGCAGGGAATGCCGGGCTGGGATCAGCTCCTGTTGCTGCTCGCGGTGGAGCGGCCGTCAAGCGCAGTCATCGTCATTTCAGATCAATTGCCCGCACACATGGTGCGAGCGCTGATGAAGATTGAAGCGTCCGACATCCTGCCGGCTTCTGCAAATGTGGCGGATATTGGCGGGGCGTTTGAGCGCCTGGGCGCGCTTCGGGTTGAAGAGCAGGATAAGGGTACGCCCCGCGCCACGGTTTGCTGGGCTTTCCGGGGCGCAGTTGGCG
Protein-coding sequences here:
- the cpaB gene encoding Flp pilus assembly protein CpaB, whose product is MKAIPLISLGLSLALGAGAIFFGREFMSDSRAEANAAVSAPAIQMTQIAVARLAIEPGKLIDPSMIEMRAWPAEAVPAGALTAVSDIGEKAYSRGLIVAGEPLLAEKLDLNGTVLTLAANIKPGMRAVSIVVSNDTGVAGFVLPGDRVDVNEFVEAKDARSAPEDTRRSANLLAQPVLKGVKVLAVDQTFAPGMEGALPSNTVTLEVTPEDALLLGAASQRAALGLALIGREEELADVIELPKAAPPKPQSRPDRSTRAPTTATVRVINGSEDTEVTTPVAPAPKPVVLTEGVGK
- a CDS encoding type II and III secretion system protein family protein; the encoded protein is MKNMRRILISAILGALALQPAMAWTQRSAPEGADRLELRRGKSAVVEAEAAFATIVVADPEIAEAMPTSNRSFFVRGKNPGGTTLLIYDDKGSIAELIEVEVKLGLDELRGDLRRLLPGELIDVYAVHDGVYLDGKVTTAAAAEMALQLAERHVPGGVANGLSVGQSQQVMLEVRFLEASRNAVREIGFGSTIDANDVTAVTESSTVSGLLEKTVATFTNVGGENIDIRLRALEEKGIIRTLAEPNLVALSGDTASFLAGGEFPIPVAQRDNEISVEFKKFGVSLDFTPTVLGDGLVNIRVRPEVSALDRNNGIRASAIDIPGISVRRADTTVELHDGQAFAIAGLLQNNYSNDVRQTPWLGNVPVLGSLFSSKRYQRNETELVIIVTPRLVQPFSSPEAVSSPLDAVAEPTESEFFLLGKTVGALPAETGN